In the Mycoplasma zalophi genome, one interval contains:
- the eno gene encoding phosphopyruvate hydratase yields the protein MPVIIDIKAREILDSRGNPTIEVELKTENTKSVAKVPSGASTGSREALELRDKNSKYANNWFGSKGVMQAVDNVNNIIAKEIIGMDVFEQELIDNKMIELDGTEFKSKLGANAILGVSIAVARAAAQEKKLELYQYLGTKDSKTLPLPMLNILNGGAHAANTIDFQEFMIMPLGAKTFKESLQIANKVFHTLQKLLKLANQNTTVGDEGGFAPNLHTHEEALDFIIKAIKEAGYNPATSGENAVAIALDAAASEFYNEDKEVYTFKKFEFAKNLNPENFKDYENYKSTFTTEELVNYYEKLINSYPIISIEDSHSENDWKGFEMMVAKFGNRVQIVGDDLIVTNPKYIQKAINEKAINSALIKMNQIGTLTETIKAIKLAQSNGYTAVISHRSGETEDTTIADLAVAFNTGQIKTGSLSRTDRIAKYNRLLVIEEILGSDSIFDTQKSFNNLKG from the coding sequence ATGCCTGTAATTATAGACATTAAAGCTCGAGAAATTTTAGATAGTAGAGGTAATCCAACTATCGAAGTAGAGCTAAAAACAGAAAATACTAAATCGGTTGCAAAAGTTCCTTCGGGAGCAAGCACTGGTTCTAGAGAAGCGTTAGAATTAAGAGATAAAAATTCAAAATATGCAAACAATTGATTTGGTTCAAAAGGTGTAATGCAAGCCGTTGATAATGTAAACAATATTATTGCAAAAGAAATAATTGGTATGGATGTATTTGAACAAGAATTAATTGATAACAAAATGATTGAATTAGATGGAACAGAATTTAAAAGTAAATTAGGTGCAAATGCTATTTTAGGAGTATCAATTGCAGTAGCAAGAGCAGCAGCTCAAGAAAAAAAATTAGAATTATATCAATATCTAGGAACAAAAGATTCAAAAACTTTACCTCTTCCTATGTTAAATATTTTAAATGGTGGTGCGCATGCTGCAAACACAATAGATTTTCAAGAATTTATGATAATGCCATTAGGAGCAAAAACATTTAAAGAATCATTACAAATTGCTAATAAAGTTTTTCATACTTTACAAAAACTTTTAAAATTAGCAAATCAAAATACAACAGTTGGTGATGAAGGTGGATTTGCACCTAACTTACACACACACGAAGAAGCATTAGATTTTATTATAAAAGCAATAAAAGAAGCGGGATATAATCCAGCAACTTCAGGTGAAAATGCAGTTGCTATAGCATTAGATGCTGCCGCAAGTGAATTTTATAATGAAGATAAAGAAGTTTATACATTTAAAAAATTTGAATTTGCTAAAAATTTAAATCCTGAAAATTTTAAAGATTATGAAAATTATAAATCTACTTTTACAACCGAAGAATTAGTTAATTATTATGAAAAATTAATAAATTCATACCCAATAATTTCAATCGAAGACTCACACAGTGAAAACGATTGAAAAGGGTTTGAAATGATGGTTGCAAAATTTGGTAACCGTGTACAAATAGTTGGTGATGATTTAATTGTTACAAATCCAAAATACATTCAAAAAGCAATTAATGAAAAAGCAATTAATTCAGCTTTAATTAAAATGAATCAAATCGGAACATTAACTGAAACAATTAAAGCAATTAAATTAGCACAATCTAATGGATATACAGCAGTTATAAGCCATAGATCTGGTGAAACAGAAGATACAACAATTGCTGATTTAGCTGTTGCATTTAACACAGGACAAATTAAAACAGGTTCACTTTCTAGAACGGATAGAATTGCAAAATATAATAGATTATTAGTAATTGAAGAAATTTTAGGTAGTGATTCGATATTTGATACACAAAAAAGTTTTAACAACTTGAAAGGATAA